The following are encoded in a window of Ferribacterium limneticum genomic DNA:
- a CDS encoding indolepyruvate oxidoreductase subunit beta has protein sequence MNRVENTCTNILVVGIGGQGVMTATEILAEAAIALGHDVKKTEVAGMAQRGGVVSSHLRFGQRVLSPQITPGTADVLLGFESAEAMRWQHMLKPGGITLMNTARLVPPVVELGLFDYPEDPLAEIRKSGNKVVAFDATTIAQNLGDIRLGNTVMLGAIADHLPFGAEVLLDCVLKRFQRKGEKLVELNRRAFEAGRAAVGEAETAAA, from the coding sequence ATGAACCGAGTTGAAAACACCTGCACCAACATCCTCGTCGTCGGCATCGGCGGCCAGGGAGTCATGACGGCGACCGAAATCCTCGCCGAAGCCGCCATCGCGCTGGGCCACGACGTCAAGAAAACCGAAGTCGCCGGCATGGCACAGCGCGGCGGCGTTGTCTCGTCGCACCTGCGTTTCGGCCAGCGCGTCCTGTCGCCCCAGATCACGCCGGGCACGGCCGACGTGCTGCTCGGTTTTGAGTCGGCCGAGGCCATGCGCTGGCAGCACATGCTCAAGCCGGGCGGCATCACGTTGATGAACACGGCCAGGCTGGTGCCGCCGGTCGTCGAACTCGGCCTGTTCGATTACCCGGAAGACCCGCTGGCCGAGATCAGGAAATCCGGCAACAAGGTCGTCGCCTTCGATGCCACGACCATTGCGCAGAATCTTGGCGACATCCGCCTCGGCAACACGGTCATGCTCGGCGCCATCGCCGATCACCTGCCGTTTGGCGCCGAGGTCTTGCTCGATTGCGTGCTCAAGCGCTTCCAGCGCAAGGGCGAAAAACTGGTCGAACTGAATCGTCGGGCTTTCGAAGCAGGTCGCGCAGCTGTCGGCGAAGCGGAAACTGCTGCCGCGTAA
- the folD gene encoding bifunctional methylenetetrahydrofolate dehydrogenase/methenyltetrahydrofolate cyclohydrolase FolD translates to MTAQIIDGKALAEELRQGFKARVEALTAKGHKPGLVVILVGADPASEVYVRNKVNGCLAIGMHSEKITYEATVDQATVLNKIAELNADPNIHGILVQLPLPKHFDEEAVLEAIAADKDVDGFHAENVGALAQGNPRFIPCTPYGVMKMFEKGNVDLTGKEAVVIGRSNIVGKPMALLLINAGATVTVCNSRTKDLKFHTSRADILVAAVGKPKFVTGDMVKPGAVVIDVGINRLPDGKLCGDVDFASCLEVAGQITPVPGGVGPMTITMLLANTIEAAERKAAAA, encoded by the coding sequence ATGACAGCTCAAATTATTGACGGCAAGGCGCTGGCCGAAGAACTGCGCCAGGGTTTCAAGGCACGCGTCGAGGCACTGACCGCCAAGGGCCACAAGCCCGGTCTGGTGGTCATTCTGGTCGGGGCCGACCCGGCTTCCGAGGTCTATGTCCGCAACAAGGTCAATGGCTGCCTGGCCATCGGCATGCACTCCGAGAAGATCACCTACGAGGCCACGGTCGATCAGGCCACGGTGCTCAACAAGATCGCCGAACTGAACGCCGATCCGAACATCCACGGCATCCTTGTCCAACTGCCGCTGCCTAAGCATTTCGACGAAGAGGCTGTGCTTGAAGCGATCGCCGCCGACAAGGACGTCGATGGGTTCCACGCTGAAAACGTCGGTGCACTGGCCCAGGGCAATCCACGCTTCATCCCGTGCACGCCTTACGGCGTCATGAAGATGTTCGAGAAGGGCAACGTCGATCTGACCGGCAAGGAGGCGGTCGTCATCGGCCGTTCCAACATCGTCGGCAAGCCGATGGCGCTGCTGCTCATCAACGCCGGGGCGACGGTCACCGTGTGCAACTCGCGCACCAAGGATCTGAAATTCCACACCAGCCGCGCCGACATTCTGGTCGCTGCCGTCGGCAAGCCGAAGTTCGTTACCGGCGACATGGTCAAGCCGGGCGCCGTCGTCATCGACGTCGGCATCAACCGCCTGCCGGACGGCAAGCTGTGCGGCGACGTCGATTTTGCCAGCTGCCTTGAGGTGGCCGGCCAGATCACCCCGGTGCCGGGCGGCGTTGGTCCGATGACCATCACCATGCTGCTGGCAAATACCATCGAAGCTGCGGAACGAAAAGCGGCCGCCGCCTGA
- the purE gene encoding 5-(carboxyamino)imidazole ribonucleotide mutase: MSTKPLVGIVMGSDSDWPIMRAAAVALKNLDIPYEAKVLSAHRTPDQALDYASTAAGRGIKVLIGAAGGAAHLAGVLAAKTQLPVLGVPMPSKHLMGLDSLLSMVQMPGGIPVATFAVGEAGATNAALFAVAMLALSDEGIAQRLAGFRQSQTEKVLSKTLPDQP; this comes from the coding sequence ATGAGCACAAAGCCCCTCGTCGGTATCGTCATGGGTTCGGACAGCGACTGGCCGATCATGCGCGCCGCCGCTGTTGCCCTGAAGAACCTGGACATTCCCTACGAAGCCAAGGTTCTGTCAGCCCACCGCACGCCGGATCAGGCACTGGATTACGCCTCTACTGCCGCCGGCCGCGGCATCAAGGTGCTGATCGGTGCGGCTGGCGGTGCCGCCCACCTGGCCGGCGTGCTCGCCGCCAAGACGCAGCTGCCGGTGCTCGGCGTACCGATGCCCTCCAAGCACCTGATGGGTCTCGATTCGCTGCTCTCCATGGTCCAGATGCCCGGCGGCATTCCGGTTGCCACCTTCGCCGTCGGCGAAGCCGGGGCGACCAATGCCGCGTTGTTTGCCGTCGCCATGCTGGCCTTGAGCGACGAAGGTATCGCCCAGAGGCTGGCCGGCTTCCGCCAGAGCCAGACCGAAAAAGTGCTGTCCAAGACGCTGCCCGATCAGCCTTGA
- a CDS encoding L-threonylcarbamoyladenylate synthase: protein MTQDYARAVELLRAGELVAFPTETVYGLGADAANPAAVAKIFAAKGRPADHPLIVHIAGHDAVDHWAEQVPAVAWELMEAFWPGPLTLILKKQAWVPDAVTGGQDTVGLRVPGHPVALDLLRAFAAVAGEHAGIAAPSANRFGRISPTTAEHVREELGDRVPLILDGGPCKVGIESTIVDCSRGEPVVLRPGHIAPAHLEAVLGRRPNIETAVGAPRVSGSLAAHYAPQTPMRLVSSERLLDFINAQRHKGDRCGVISTNQPPHAGMPHVWRMVPADPVGYAHDLYAALRDMDHAGVDLIAVEALPDEPAWAAVSDRLRRAVAGAGQA from the coding sequence ATGACTCAGGACTACGCGCGCGCCGTTGAATTGTTGCGCGCCGGCGAGCTGGTCGCCTTCCCGACGGAAACGGTTTACGGCCTGGGGGCGGATGCCGCCAACCCGGCCGCCGTCGCCAAAATTTTTGCCGCCAAGGGCCGACCGGCCGATCATCCGCTGATCGTCCACATCGCCGGCCACGACGCCGTCGATCATTGGGCTGAGCAGGTTCCCGCTGTCGCCTGGGAACTCATGGAAGCCTTCTGGCCCGGCCCGTTGACCCTGATCCTGAAAAAACAGGCCTGGGTGCCGGACGCCGTGACCGGCGGGCAGGATACCGTTGGCCTGCGCGTCCCCGGCCATCCCGTGGCGCTCGATCTGCTCCGTGCTTTTGCCGCCGTCGCCGGCGAACATGCCGGCATCGCTGCGCCGTCGGCCAACCGCTTCGGCCGGATCAGCCCGACCACGGCTGAACACGTCCGTGAAGAGTTGGGCGATCGCGTGCCGTTGATCCTCGATGGCGGGCCGTGCAAGGTCGGCATCGAATCGACGATCGTTGATTGCTCGCGCGGCGAACCGGTCGTCCTGCGTCCCGGCCACATCGCCCCGGCCCATCTCGAAGCCGTTCTCGGCCGCCGCCCGAACATCGAAACCGCGGTCGGCGCGCCGCGCGTCTCCGGCTCGCTGGCCGCCCACTACGCGCCACAAACGCCGATGCGCCTGGTTTCCTCCGAGCGCCTGCTCGATTTCATCAACGCCCAGCGCCACAAAGGCGATCGCTGCGGCGTCATCAGCACCAACCAGCCGCCGCACGCCGGCATGCCCCACGTTTGGCGCATGGTGCCGGCCGACCCGGTCGGCTACGCCCACGACCTCTACGCCGCCCTGCGCGACATGGACCACGCCGGTGTCGACCTGATCGCCGTCGAAGCCCTGCCCGACGAACCAGCCTGGGCCGCAGTCTCCGACCGCCTGCGCCGCGCCGTTGCCGGGGCCGGGCAAGCCTAA
- a CDS encoding CBS domain-containing protein translates to MSLVPKVQTHKISKNITLSASGYNVIGADSPAIEAMTDFLRVSVVVIAPDASVVEANAQMIARGVRLLMVTSANDRLEGLITARDILGEKPMQVASARGCKRDELKVVELMTPISHVDTLYLKEVLNVRVVDILDALKRLGRQHILVEDVDAATGLPRVRGLFSATNIGRQLGVPVLGFELASTFAEIEAALAP, encoded by the coding sequence ATGAGTTTGGTACCCAAGGTGCAAACGCACAAGATTTCCAAAAACATTACATTGAGCGCTTCCGGATACAACGTGATCGGTGCCGACTCGCCGGCGATTGAGGCGATGACGGACTTCCTGCGGGTCAGCGTGGTGGTCATTGCGCCCGATGCCTCGGTGGTTGAGGCCAATGCGCAGATGATTGCGCGCGGCGTTCGTCTGCTTATGGTCACCTCGGCTAACGACCGGCTGGAAGGCCTGATTACCGCCCGCGACATCCTCGGCGAGAAGCCGATGCAGGTGGCTTCGGCGCGCGGCTGCAAGCGCGACGAACTGAAGGTGGTCGAGCTCATGACGCCGATCAGTCATGTCGACACGCTCTATTTGAAGGAAGTGCTGAACGTGCGCGTCGTCGATATCCTCGACGCCCTGAAACGCCTCGGTCGCCAGCATATTCTGGTCGAAGACGTCGATGCGGCGACTGGCTTGCCACGCGTGCGCGGTTTGTTCTCGGCAACCAATATCGGTCGTCAGCTTGGCGTGCCGGTGCTCGGTTTCGAGCTGGCCAGCACCTTTGCCGAAATCGAGGCGGCGCTGGCTCCGTGA
- a CDS encoding sigma-54 interaction domain-containing protein — protein sequence MTTSDDLRQLASQSLLSHFADLCEGAVIVDALGNVVWMNDQYPGRLGISDLAATIGRPIEEVIPNSLMRQVISTGRPIMLDIMDFGDESFVVTRLPLREASGKVVGAVGFILYDDPRHLAPVVSRYQRLRADLAEAERKLADARRTKYTFSSFVGAGAGCSELKQAARRAARTSSSVLILGETGTGKELLAQAIHAASPRVNGPFVAVNIAAVPETLLEAEFFGVAAGAYTGADKRGRDGKFKLADGGTLFLDEIGDMSLALQAKLLRALQEREFEPVGSNKLLTVDVRIIAATSRDLEQMVADGQFRADLYYRLNVITLKTPPLRERPEDMGLLADYLIEQICRLQGIPLHGISTSGLNRLLQHDWPGNVRELANVLERALLMSDGDMLESADLDRVMPKVKAALVPPLAKVLGIAEVVAQAERQAILAALRSCAGNKVQAARLLGISRAALYEKIAGLGVDAEAA from the coding sequence ATGACCACGTCAGACGATTTGCGCCAGTTGGCGTCGCAGTCACTGCTCTCGCACTTTGCCGATCTGTGCGAGGGGGCGGTGATTGTCGACGCCTTGGGTAACGTAGTCTGGATGAACGACCAATATCCCGGCCGTCTGGGGATCAGCGATCTGGCGGCGACGATCGGTCGGCCAATCGAGGAAGTGATCCCGAACAGCCTGATGCGTCAGGTGATCAGCACCGGCCGGCCAATCATGCTCGATATCATGGATTTCGGCGACGAGTCCTTTGTCGTGACGCGGCTGCCGTTGCGCGAGGCGAGCGGCAAGGTGGTCGGCGCGGTTGGCTTCATTCTCTACGACGATCCGCGCCACCTGGCGCCGGTGGTTTCCCGCTACCAGCGATTGCGGGCTGATCTGGCCGAGGCCGAGCGCAAACTGGCCGATGCCCGGCGGACCAAATATACCTTTTCGAGTTTTGTCGGCGCCGGTGCGGGCTGTAGTGAATTGAAGCAGGCGGCCCGGCGGGCGGCGCGAACGTCGTCGTCGGTGCTCATTCTCGGCGAAACGGGGACGGGCAAGGAGTTGCTGGCCCAGGCCATTCATGCGGCGAGCCCGCGGGTCAACGGGCCGTTCGTTGCGGTCAACATTGCCGCCGTACCGGAAACGCTGCTTGAGGCGGAGTTTTTCGGTGTCGCGGCGGGGGCCTATACCGGCGCGGACAAGCGCGGCCGCGACGGCAAGTTCAAGCTGGCCGATGGCGGTACGCTGTTCCTCGACGAAATCGGCGACATGTCGCTGGCGCTTCAGGCCAAGCTGCTGCGCGCCTTGCAGGAGCGTGAGTTCGAGCCGGTTGGTTCGAACAAGCTGCTGACCGTCGATGTGCGGATCATCGCGGCGACCAGTCGCGATCTCGAGCAAATGGTCGCCGATGGCCAGTTCCGCGCCGATCTCTACTACCGGCTCAACGTCATTACCCTGAAAACGCCGCCTTTGCGCGAGCGTCCCGAAGACATGGGCCTGCTGGCCGATTACCTGATTGAGCAGATTTGCCGCCTGCAAGGTATTCCCCTGCACGGCATCAGTACGTCGGGCCTCAATCGTCTGCTTCAGCACGACTGGCCGGGCAATGTGCGCGAACTGGCCAATGTGCTCGAACGGGCCTTGTTGATGAGCGATGGCGACATGCTCGAAAGCGCCGATCTTGATCGGGTCATGCCGAAGGTCAAGGCGGCGCTCGTTCCTCCGCTTGCCAAGGTTCTCGGCATTGCCGAAGTCGTCGCCCAGGCCGAACGACAGGCGATCCTGGCAGCCTTGCGCAGCTGTGCCGGGAACAAGGTTCAGGCCGCCCGGCTGCTCGGCATTTCGCGGGCGGCGCTGTACGAAAAGATTGCCGGCCTGGGGGTTGATGCCGAGGCGGCCTGA
- a CDS encoding GntP family permease codes for MDFLIVLGALAFLMFVAYRGYSVILFAPIAAMGAVLFIDPNMVAPMFTGLFMDKMVGFVKNFFPVFLLGAVFGKVIELSGFSKSIVASVIKMIGSERAMLSIVIVCGVLTYGGVSLFVVVFAVYPFAAEMFRQGGIPKRLIPGTIALGAFTFTMDSLPGTPQIQNIIPTTFFKTDIYAAPWLGIIGGLFIFVVGMIYLESCRRRAAKAGEGYGEGHINEPEAVSSEKLVHPAIAILPLIMVGVMNKVFTTAIPVLYGEKVSFIPAVIGKAAPVIQQTKAVAAIWAVEGALLIGIATVFIFGWKMVFSKFGEGSKSAIGGALLATMNTASEYGFGAVIAALPGFLVVANALSAIPNPLINEAITVTSLAGITGSASGGMGIALAAMAETFIANANAAGIPLEVFHRVASMASGGMDTLPHNGAVITLLAVTGLTHRQSYKDIFAITCIKTMAVFVVIGVFYATGIV; via the coding sequence GTGGACTTTCTCATCGTTCTGGGCGCCCTGGCGTTCCTGATGTTCGTAGCCTATCGCGGCTACAGCGTCATCCTGTTTGCACCAATCGCCGCCATGGGCGCCGTGCTTTTCATCGACCCGAACATGGTTGCACCGATGTTTACCGGCCTCTTCATGGACAAGATGGTCGGCTTCGTGAAGAACTTCTTCCCGGTCTTTTTGCTCGGCGCCGTCTTCGGCAAGGTCATTGAGCTATCCGGCTTCTCGAAATCGATCGTCGCCTCGGTGATCAAGATGATCGGCAGCGAGCGCGCCATGCTCTCCATCGTCATCGTCTGCGGGGTGCTGACCTACGGCGGTGTATCACTGTTCGTCGTTGTCTTCGCCGTCTATCCCTTTGCTGCCGAAATGTTCCGTCAGGGCGGCATTCCCAAGCGCCTGATTCCCGGCACCATCGCGCTCGGCGCCTTCACCTTCACGATGGACTCCCTGCCCGGCACGCCGCAGATCCAGAACATCATTCCGACCACCTTCTTCAAGACCGACATCTACGCTGCGCCGTGGCTGGGCATCATCGGCGGCCTGTTCATTTTCGTCGTCGGCATGATCTATCTGGAAAGTTGCCGTCGTCGCGCCGCCAAGGCTGGCGAAGGTTATGGCGAAGGCCACATCAATGAACCGGAAGCGGTTTCCAGCGAAAAGCTCGTCCATCCGGCCATCGCCATCCTGCCGCTGATCATGGTCGGCGTCATGAACAAGGTGTTCACCACGGCCATCCCGGTGCTGTATGGCGAGAAGGTTTCCTTCATTCCGGCCGTCATCGGCAAGGCCGCTCCCGTCATCCAGCAAACCAAGGCTGTCGCTGCCATCTGGGCGGTCGAAGGCGCTTTGTTGATTGGTATCGCCACCGTTTTCATCTTCGGCTGGAAAATGGTCTTCAGTAAGTTCGGTGAAGGCAGCAAGAGCGCCATTGGCGGTGCCCTGCTGGCCACCATGAACACCGCGTCCGAGTACGGTTTCGGTGCCGTGATCGCGGCGCTGCCCGGCTTCCTGGTTGTCGCCAACGCCCTGAGCGCCATTCCCAACCCGCTGATCAACGAAGCGATCACCGTCACCTCGCTGGCCGGCATCACCGGCTCCGCCTCGGGCGGCATGGGTATCGCGCTGGCGGCCATGGCCGAAACCTTCATTGCCAACGCCAACGCCGCCGGCATTCCGCTCGAAGTCTTCCACCGCGTTGCCTCGATGGCTTCCGGCGGCATGGACACCTTGCCGCACAACGGCGCCGTAATCACGCTGCTCGCCGTCACCGGCCTGACCCATCGTCAGTCATACAAGGACATCTTCGCCATCACCTGCATCAAGACCATGGCAGTTTTCGTGGTGATCGGGGTGTTCTACGCGACCGGTATTGTTTGA